A genomic window from Pantoea alhagi includes:
- a CDS encoding divergent polysaccharide deacetylase family protein: protein MAVALSGLLFACSASAGKLAIVIDDFGYRPQQENQVLQMPNAISVAVLPTAPHAREMATKAHQHGHEVLIHLPMAPLSKQPLERDTLQPEMSADEIARIIHNAVANVPYAVGMNNHMGSKMTSSLSGMQKVMQVLDHYSFYFLDSMTIGNSQATRAAAGTRVKVIKRRVFLDDNQNEAEIRKQFNRAVHLAQRNGSAIAIGHPHPSTVRVLQQMLPNLPADVTLVRPSQLLNEPQSSPANPVPVPVPPKTAPKPRNPFRGVAVCRLPQPLTPVPATRALEVITESVAQSPLVKKIVSLF from the coding sequence ATGGCCGTGGCGCTAAGCGGCCTGCTGTTCGCCTGTTCGGCGAGCGCCGGTAAGTTGGCTATCGTGATTGATGATTTTGGTTATCGTCCCCAGCAGGAAAATCAGGTGCTGCAGATGCCGAACGCTATTTCGGTAGCGGTATTGCCTACCGCTCCGCATGCACGTGAGATGGCAACCAAAGCCCACCAGCATGGGCACGAAGTGCTGATTCATCTACCGATGGCCCCGCTCAGCAAGCAGCCGCTGGAGCGGGATACGCTTCAGCCGGAAATGAGCGCTGACGAAATTGCTCGTATCATTCATAACGCGGTAGCTAACGTGCCCTATGCGGTGGGCATGAATAATCATATGGGCAGTAAAATGACCTCCAGCCTGTCAGGAATGCAAAAAGTCATGCAGGTATTGGATCACTACAGTTTTTACTTTCTCGACAGCATGACCATTGGCAACAGCCAGGCTACGCGTGCCGCCGCCGGCACGCGTGTAAAAGTCATTAAGCGCCGCGTATTTCTTGATGATAACCAGAACGAAGCAGAGATTCGCAAGCAATTTAATCGCGCGGTGCATCTGGCGCAGCGCAATGGTTCAGCGATCGCGATTGGTCATCCCCATCCTTCTACCGTACGCGTTCTACAACAGATGCTGCCCAATCTGCCTGCAGACGTGACGCTGGTACGACCCAGCCAGCTATTGAATGAGCCGCAGTCATCCCCTGCGAATCCTGTGCCCGTACCGGTGCCGCCGAAAACCGCGCCGAAGCCGCGTAATCCGTTCCGTGGCGTCGCGGTCTGCCGCCTGCCGCAGCCGCTAACGCCGGTGCCGGCAACGCGCGCGCTGGAGGTGATTACCGAGAGCGTTGCGCAAAGCCCGCTGGTGAAAAAGATCGTTAGCCTGTTTTGA
- the cysE gene encoding serine O-acetyltransferase yields the protein MSDEELQLVWNNIKAEGRALADCEPMLASFFHATLLKHENLGGALSYMLANKLANAIMPAIAIREIVEEAYRHDPSMIAAAARDILAVRQRDPAIDKYSTPLLYLKGFHALQAYRIGHWLWNEGRRALAVYLQNEISVSFAVDIHPAARIGCGIMLDHATGIVIGETAVVENDVSILQSVTLGGTGKTSGDRHPKIREGVMIGAGAKILGNIEVGRGAKIGAGSVVLQPVPPHTTAAGVPARIVGKPASDKPSMDMDQHFNGTIPGFEFGDGI from the coding sequence ATGTCGGATGAAGAGTTACAGCTGGTCTGGAATAACATCAAAGCGGAAGGGCGTGCCCTGGCGGATTGTGAACCCATGCTGGCCAGTTTTTTCCATGCGACATTGCTTAAGCATGAGAACCTTGGCGGCGCGCTAAGTTATATGCTGGCTAACAAGCTGGCTAATGCAATTATGCCCGCTATCGCCATTCGTGAGATTGTCGAAGAGGCGTATCGCCATGACCCCTCAATGATCGCTGCGGCGGCACGCGATATTCTGGCAGTACGCCAGCGCGATCCGGCGATAGATAAATATTCGACGCCGCTGCTCTATCTGAAAGGCTTCCATGCGCTGCAGGCTTACCGTATCGGTCACTGGCTGTGGAACGAAGGCCGCCGGGCGCTGGCGGTCTATCTGCAAAATGAAATCTCTGTCTCTTTTGCCGTAGATATCCATCCGGCCGCGCGTATCGGCTGCGGCATTATGCTTGACCATGCGACCGGCATCGTGATTGGCGAAACGGCGGTGGTTGAGAACGATGTCTCTATCCTGCAGTCAGTTACGCTTGGCGGCACGGGTAAAACCAGCGGCGACCGTCATCCTAAAATTCGTGAAGGCGTGATGATTGGCGCCGGTGCGAAAATCCTCGGCAATATCGAAGTCGGACGCGGTGCGAAAATTGGCGCCGGTTCGGTGGTGCTGCAGCCGGTGCCGCCACATACCACCGCCGCCGGCGTGCCGGCGCGCATCGTTGGCAAACCGGCCAGCGATAAGCCATCCATGGATATGGATCAGCATTTTAACGGCACGATCCCCGGCTTTGAGTTTGGCGACGGTATCTGA
- the trmL gene encoding tRNA (uridine(34)/cytosine(34)/5-carboxymethylaminomethyluridine(34)-2'-O)-methyltransferase TrmL, with the protein MLNIVLFEPEIPPNTGNIIRLCANTGFQLHLIEPLGFTWDDKRLRRAGLDYHEFTAIKRHASFEAFCTSEQPERLFALTTKGTPAHSAVSYQSGDYLLFGPESRGLPATILDALPPQQKIRIPMLAQSRSMNLSNAVSVVVYEAWRQLEYQGALLKS; encoded by the coding sequence ATGCTGAACATCGTCTTATTTGAACCTGAAATTCCACCTAATACCGGCAATATCATTCGCCTGTGCGCAAATACCGGCTTCCAGCTGCATCTGATTGAGCCGCTTGGCTTTACCTGGGATGACAAGCGCCTGCGCCGCGCCGGGCTTGATTACCATGAATTTACCGCGATTAAACGTCACGCCAGCTTTGAGGCGTTCTGCACCAGCGAACAGCCAGAGCGCCTGTTTGCGCTGACAACCAAGGGCACGCCTGCGCACAGCGCGGTTAGCTATCAATCAGGTGATTACCTGCTGTTTGGCCCTGAAAGCCGCGGCTTACCCGCCACGATTCTGGATGCACTCCCCCCACAGCAAAAAATCCGTATTCCCATGCTGGCGCAAAGCCGCAGTATGAACCTGTCGAATGCGGTTTCAGTGGTGGTATATGAAGCCTGGCGGCAACTGGAATATCAGGGCGCCCTGCTTAAAAGCTGA
- a CDS encoding rhodanese-like domain-containing protein, with protein MQEIMQFASNHPILCLAWVVLLVLVIVTTFKGMFSKVKTISRGEATRLINKEDAVVVDTRSRDEFRKGHISGAHNILAADIKKGTFSELEKHKAQPIIVVCATGTSAFEAASQLSAAGFEQVSVLKDGIAGWSSENLPLVRGK; from the coding sequence ATGCAAGAAATTATGCAATTCGCAAGCAATCACCCCATTCTTTGTCTGGCATGGGTCGTATTGCTGGTTTTAGTGATCGTGACCACGTTTAAGGGCATGTTTTCCAAAGTTAAAACCATCAGCCGCGGCGAAGCGACTCGCCTGATTAACAAGGAAGATGCGGTGGTTGTGGATACCCGCTCCCGCGACGAATTTCGTAAAGGTCATATTTCCGGCGCGCATAATATTCTGGCGGCGGATATTAAAAAGGGCACGTTCAGCGAATTGGAAAAGCATAAAGCTCAGCCCATAATTGTAGTTTGCGCGACGGGAACTTCTGCATTTGAAGCGGCTTCTCAACTGAGCGCTGCAGGTTTCGAGCAGGTAAGCGTACTGAAAGATGGTATTGCTGGCTGGAGCAGTGAAAATCTGCCGCTGGTACGCGGTAAATAA
- the cpxA gene encoding envelope stress sensor histidine kinase CpxA: protein MISSLTTRIFAIFWLTLALVLMLVLMLPKLDSRQLTSLLESEQRQGIMIEQHIEAELMQDPPNDLMWWRRLFRAIDKWAPPGQRLLLVTSEGRVIGAQHNEMQIIRNFIGQSDNADHPQKKKYGRVELVGPFAVRDGEDNYQLYLMRPASSSQLDFINLLFDRPLLLLIVTMLISSPLLLWLAWSLAKPARKLKHAADEVASGNLRQHPELEAGPQEFLAAGSSFNQMVSALERMMTAQQRLLSDISHELRTPLTRLQLATALMRRRYGEGKELGRIELEAQRLDGMINDLLVLSRTQHKNALVSEAMKANHLWNGVLEDAKFEAEQMGKKLEVPYPPGPWPLYGNPHALESALENIVRNALRYSNSHISVSFSVDNQGITVHVDDDGPGVSPEDREQIFRPFYRTDEARDRESGGTGLGLAIVETAIQQHRGWVKADDSPLGGLRLTIWLPLYSVR, encoded by the coding sequence ATGATAAGCAGCCTGACCACTCGCATCTTTGCCATCTTCTGGTTAACCCTGGCGTTGGTTCTGATGCTGGTGCTAATGCTCCCTAAGCTGGATTCACGCCAGCTTACGTCGCTGCTGGAAAGCGAGCAGCGACAGGGCATCATGATTGAGCAGCACATTGAGGCGGAGCTTATGCAGGATCCGCCTAATGATTTAATGTGGTGGCGTCGGCTGTTTCGCGCTATCGATAAATGGGCACCGCCCGGCCAACGTCTGCTGCTGGTTACCAGCGAAGGCCGCGTTATTGGCGCTCAGCATAATGAAATGCAGATTATCCGCAATTTTATCGGCCAATCTGACAATGCCGATCATCCTCAGAAAAAGAAATATGGCCGCGTTGAGCTGGTTGGGCCTTTTGCCGTACGCGATGGCGAAGATAATTATCAACTCTATCTGATGCGCCCGGCCAGCAGCTCCCAGCTGGATTTCATCAATCTGCTGTTTGACCGTCCGCTGTTGCTCTTGATCGTCACCATGCTGATCAGCTCCCCTTTGCTGCTATGGCTGGCCTGGAGCCTGGCGAAACCGGCGCGTAAGTTAAAACACGCGGCGGATGAGGTAGCAAGTGGGAATCTGCGTCAGCATCCGGAACTGGAAGCGGGGCCGCAGGAATTTCTTGCTGCTGGCTCCAGCTTTAATCAGATGGTCAGCGCTCTGGAGCGCATGATGACCGCGCAACAGCGTCTGCTCTCCGATATTTCACACGAGCTGCGAACGCCCTTAACACGCCTGCAGCTGGCCACTGCCCTGATGCGTCGTCGTTATGGCGAAGGCAAAGAGTTAGGACGCATTGAGCTGGAGGCGCAGCGCCTTGACGGCATGATTAACGATTTGCTGGTGCTGTCGCGTACGCAGCATAAAAATGCGTTAGTCAGCGAAGCGATGAAAGCAAACCATCTCTGGAATGGCGTACTGGAAGATGCCAAATTTGAAGCGGAGCAGATGGGTAAAAAGCTGGAGGTGCCCTACCCGCCAGGCCCATGGCCGCTGTATGGCAACCCCCATGCGCTGGAAAGCGCGCTGGAAAATATTGTCCGTAATGCGCTGCGCTACTCAAATTCACATATTTCAGTGAGCTTCTCTGTGGATAATCAGGGGATCACGGTGCATGTCGATGATGACGGTCCTGGCGTCAGCCCGGAAGATCGTGAACAGATATTCCGTCCGTTCTATCGCACCGATGAGGCGCGCGACAGGGAGTCCGGCGGCACCGGGCTGGGCCTGGCGATTGTCGAAACGGCTATCCAGCAGCATCGCGGCTGGGTAAAAGCGGATGACAGCCCGCTCGGCGGCTTGCGTTTGACTATCTGGCTACCGCTGTACTCTGTGCGCTAA
- a CDS encoding glycosyltransferase, whose product MTQARQKILLLDNGREWGGGTNSMLELLKRIDRDRFDITCCFYYNYQRGEGETIESVLNAIGIPVIFIPQRKQPLSAKLQKELLRALLFFSRSLKKRMAETIDRRWRVEPNALRLRELLLQGGYDTLYMNNQPSTNVEGYLAVAGIPVALVQHCRIEPLLTPRLVRMINQRVNAVIAVSHGVCQTLRSSGVDPSRCFTVSNAIDIHQPLPDRHTVRARLGLPEECFLFGSIGSLIARKATHHTLQALGTFQQACPQVNWHMVVVGTGPELNSLQQLAAREGIADRVTFTGFRNNALDYLAAMDVFVLASKSEGLPRVVLEAMLVNTAVIGSNVVGTAELVDNGQTGLLFEYGDTARLCAHMQTLSQDHALRQQLISQANANVKSHYAIENYVAGVEALLRSVAKESSSHV is encoded by the coding sequence ATGACGCAAGCTCGACAAAAAATCCTGTTGCTGGATAACGGCAGAGAATGGGGCGGCGGCACCAACAGTATGCTGGAGCTACTGAAGCGTATCGATCGCGACCGTTTCGATATTACCTGCTGTTTTTATTACAATTATCAGCGCGGCGAGGGTGAGACCATCGAGTCGGTGCTGAACGCCATCGGCATTCCGGTCATCTTTATTCCGCAGCGTAAACAACCTCTCTCAGCCAAGCTGCAAAAAGAGCTGCTGCGCGCGCTACTGTTTTTCAGCCGTTCGCTGAAAAAGCGCATGGCTGAGACGATCGATCGTCGCTGGCGCGTTGAGCCTAACGCACTCAGGCTGCGTGAGCTGCTGCTGCAGGGCGGGTACGATACGCTCTATATGAACAACCAGCCCAGCACTAACGTTGAAGGTTACCTGGCGGTAGCCGGGATTCCCGTTGCTCTGGTGCAACATTGCCGTATTGAGCCGCTACTGACTCCGCGACTGGTCCGCATGATTAATCAGCGGGTCAATGCGGTGATTGCCGTTTCTCATGGCGTCTGCCAAACCCTGCGCTCCAGCGGCGTTGATCCTTCACGCTGCTTCACGGTCTCCAACGCCATCGATATCCATCAGCCTCTGCCCGATCGTCATACGGTTCGCGCCCGGCTTGGCCTGCCGGAAGAGTGTTTTTTATTCGGCAGTATTGGTTCGCTTATTGCCCGTAAGGCGACACATCATACTCTGCAGGCGCTGGGTACCTTTCAGCAAGCTTGCCCGCAGGTTAACTGGCATATGGTGGTAGTCGGCACGGGTCCGGAGCTGAACAGCCTGCAACAGCTGGCTGCGCGCGAAGGCATTGCCGATCGCGTGACGTTTACCGGTTTTCGCAATAACGCGCTCGATTATCTGGCGGCCATGGATGTCTTTGTGCTGGCCTCTAAAAGTGAAGGCCTGCCGCGCGTGGTGCTGGAAGCGATGCTGGTCAATACGGCGGTAATCGGCTCGAATGTGGTGGGCACCGCCGAGCTGGTTGATAATGGGCAAACCGGGCTACTGTTTGAATATGGCGATACCGCACGCCTTTGTGCGCATATGCAGACGCTCAGCCAGGATCACGCCCTGCGCCAGCAGCTGATTTCACAGGCTAATGCCAACGTTAAATCTCACTACGCTATTGAAAATTATGTGGCGGGCGTCGAAGCCCTGTTGCGAAGCGTGGCAAAGGAATCTTCTTCTCATGTTTGA
- the envC gene encoding murein hydrolase activator EnvC, translated as MREKASVLHSWTSGNFMAGYAPLHSRLSALSVSLLCAGVLLLPLHASAADDNQSQLKSIQQNIAEKEKSVRLQKEQRSKLLDQLQSQEKIIAEASRKLRQTQQLLTRLNNEIDALNHSIAQLQKQQTQQENLLAQQLDAAFRQGKHSGLQLLLSGEESQRSERILSYFGYLNEARQKNIDELQKTRRDLATQKADLLNKQNQQKALLSEQQTQQARLEQARVARKKTLVTLESALEKDQADLVEMRQNESRLQDKIARAEREAKARAEREAREAEQVRKRQAQAKARGSTYKPTESERSLMSRTGGLGRPGSQAYWPVRGRIEHRFGEALQGELRWKGLVIDAPEGTEVKAIADGRVLMADWLQGYGLVVVVEHGKGDMSLYGYNQSALVTTGAQVKAGQPIALVGTSGGRGTPSLYFEIRRQGQAVNPLPWLGR; from the coding sequence ATGAGGGAAAAAGCATCAGTTTTACATTCATGGACTTCAGGTAACTTTATGGCCGGTTACGCGCCGTTACACAGCCGTTTGTCCGCGCTCTCCGTCAGCCTGTTATGTGCTGGCGTACTGCTGTTGCCGCTGCATGCCAGCGCTGCGGATGACAATCAATCCCAGCTTAAATCTATTCAGCAAAACATTGCTGAAAAAGAAAAGAGCGTTCGCTTACAAAAAGAACAGCGCAGCAAGCTGCTGGATCAGCTGCAAAGCCAGGAAAAAATCATTGCTGAAGCCAGCCGTAAACTGCGGCAAACTCAGCAATTGCTGACCCGTCTGAACAACGAGATCGATGCGCTAAACCACTCTATCGCTCAGCTGCAAAAGCAGCAGACGCAGCAGGAAAACTTGCTGGCGCAGCAGCTTGACGCCGCTTTTCGTCAGGGCAAGCATAGCGGCCTGCAGCTCCTGCTTAGCGGTGAAGAGAGCCAGCGCAGCGAACGCATCCTTTCTTACTTCGGTTATCTCAACGAAGCACGGCAGAAAAATATTGATGAACTGCAGAAAACGCGGCGCGATCTGGCCACGCAAAAAGCAGATTTGCTCAACAAACAGAACCAGCAGAAGGCATTGCTAAGCGAACAGCAAACGCAACAGGCGCGGCTGGAGCAGGCGCGCGTTGCACGGAAAAAGACGCTCGTGACGCTGGAAAGCGCGCTGGAAAAAGATCAGGCCGACCTGGTAGAGATGCGCCAGAACGAAAGCCGCCTGCAGGATAAAATCGCCCGTGCCGAGCGCGAAGCAAAAGCACGCGCTGAACGTGAGGCGCGGGAGGCGGAGCAGGTGCGTAAGCGCCAGGCGCAGGCGAAAGCCAGGGGCTCTACCTATAAACCCACTGAAAGCGAGCGCTCGCTGATGTCGCGTACCGGCGGCCTGGGCCGCCCCGGTAGCCAGGCCTACTGGCCGGTACGTGGTCGTATCGAACATCGCTTCGGTGAAGCGCTCCAGGGCGAATTGCGCTGGAAAGGACTGGTGATCGATGCGCCGGAAGGTACCGAAGTCAAAGCTATCGCCGACGGACGCGTGCTAATGGCCGACTGGTTACAAGGTTATGGGCTGGTCGTGGTGGTTGAACATGGCAAGGGCGACATGAGCCTGTATGGCTATAACCAGAGCGCGCTGGTCACTACCGGCGCTCAGGTAAAAGCCGGACAGCCGATCGCACTGGTCGGCACCAGCGGCGGCCGCGGTACGCCGTCACTCTATTTTGAAATCCGTCGTCAGGGACAGGCGGTCAACCCACTCCCGTGGTTAGGAAGATAA
- the kbl gene encoding glycine C-acetyltransferase — MPADFYRQIEQQLAVTQQEGLFKQERIITSAQQAEIRLAAGQEVINFCANNYLGLANHPALILAAQEGMESHGFGMASVRFICGTQDIHKQLEQRLAEFLGMEDAILYSSCFDANGGLFETLLGPEDAVISDALNHASIIDGVRLCKARRYRYANNDMAELRARLEEARAAGARHILIATDGVFSMDGVIANLRGICDLADEFDALVMVDDSHAVGFVGAGGRGTHEYCEVMGRVDIITGTLGKALGGASGGYTAAKKEVVEWLRQRSRPYLFSNSLAPAIVSASLRVLDMLSDGDGLRQRLWDNARYFRQALTDAGFTLAGADHAIIPVMLGEAKVAQEFARLLQNEGIYVTGFFYPVVPQGQARIRTQISAGHTRQQLERAVDAFTRIGKQLGVIV; from the coding sequence ATGCCTGCGGATTTTTATCGTCAAATTGAGCAACAGCTGGCAGTAACGCAACAGGAAGGTTTGTTTAAGCAGGAGCGGATTATTACGTCGGCGCAGCAGGCTGAAATTCGCCTTGCGGCGGGTCAGGAGGTCATTAACTTTTGTGCCAATAACTATCTTGGACTGGCTAACCACCCGGCATTAATCCTGGCGGCCCAGGAAGGGATGGAGAGCCACGGTTTTGGCATGGCATCGGTGCGCTTTATCTGTGGCACGCAGGATATCCATAAGCAGCTGGAGCAGCGGCTGGCTGAATTTCTTGGTATGGAAGATGCGATTCTCTATTCCTCCTGTTTTGACGCTAATGGCGGGCTGTTTGAAACTCTGCTGGGGCCGGAAGATGCGGTGATTTCCGATGCGCTGAATCATGCTTCGATCATTGATGGCGTGCGCCTGTGCAAGGCGCGGCGCTATCGCTATGCCAACAATGATATGGCAGAGCTGCGGGCGCGTCTTGAAGAGGCGCGCGCAGCAGGCGCGCGACATATTCTTATCGCTACGGATGGCGTCTTCTCTATGGACGGCGTTATCGCCAATCTGCGCGGTATTTGCGATCTGGCCGATGAGTTTGATGCCTTAGTGATGGTGGATGATTCGCACGCGGTAGGTTTTGTGGGCGCGGGTGGCCGCGGTACGCATGAATACTGCGAGGTGATGGGGCGCGTCGATATTATTACCGGCACGCTGGGCAAAGCGCTTGGAGGCGCTTCCGGCGGCTATACGGCGGCTAAAAAAGAGGTGGTGGAGTGGTTGCGCCAGCGCTCACGGCCCTATCTGTTTTCTAATTCGCTGGCGCCGGCGATCGTCAGCGCCTCGCTGCGGGTACTGGATATGCTGAGCGACGGCGATGGCCTGCGGCAACGTCTGTGGGATAACGCCCGCTACTTCCGTCAGGCGTTAACCGACGCAGGCTTTACCCTGGCCGGTGCCGATCACGCCATCATTCCGGTGATGCTGGGGGAAGCAAAGGTGGCGCAGGAGTTTGCACGTTTGCTGCAGAACGAAGGCATCTACGTCACCGGATTTTTTTATCCGGTGGTGCCGCAGGGGCAGGCGCGTATTCGTACGCAAATTTCCGCCGGGCATACGCGCCAGCAGCTTGAGCGTGCGGTTGATGCCTTTACGCGCATTGGTAAACAGCTTGGCGTTATCGTCTGA
- the secB gene encoding protein-export chaperone SecB, whose product MSEQNTSEMSFQIQRIYTKDISFEAPNAPQVFQKEWEPEVKLDLDTASSQLAEGIYEVVLRVTVTASVGTETAFLCEVQQAGIFTISGIEGTQMAHCLGAYCPNILFPYARECITSLVSRGTFPQLNLAPVNFDALFMNYLQQQEEGGEPRQDA is encoded by the coding sequence ATGTCAGAACAAAACACCAGCGAAATGTCATTCCAGATCCAGCGTATTTATACGAAAGATATTTCCTTTGAAGCGCCTAACGCGCCACAGGTTTTCCAGAAAGAGTGGGAGCCGGAAGTTAAACTGGATCTGGATACTGCATCCAGCCAGCTGGCTGAAGGTATTTACGAAGTGGTGCTGCGCGTAACGGTTACGGCATCTGTAGGGACGGAAACGGCGTTCCTGTGCGAAGTGCAGCAGGCGGGTATCTTCACTATTTCTGGTATTGAAGGCACCCAGATGGCACATTGCCTTGGCGCTTACTGTCCGAATATTCTGTTCCCGTACGCCCGTGAGTGCATCACCAGTCTGGTTTCACGCGGCACCTTCCCGCAACTTAACCTCGCGCCGGTTAACTTCGATGCGCTGTTTATGAACTATCTGCAGCAGCAAGAAGAAGGCGGCGAACCTCGTCAGGATGCCTGA
- the gpsA gene encoding NAD(P)H-dependent glycerol-3-phosphate dehydrogenase has product MNKRNAAVTVLGAGSYGTALAITLARNGHQVLLWGHNPQHLSQLEADRCNVAFLPDVPFPATLSTEPDLAQAVAASRDLLIVVPSHVFGEVLQQIKPYLRADSRIVWATKGLERETGRLLQDVARDIVGDTLPLAVISGPTFAKELAAGLPTAIALAATEPQFADDLQLLLHCGKSFRVYNNPDFIGVQLGGAVKNVIAIGAGISDGIGFGANARTALITRGLAEMSRLGEALGADPTTFMGMAGLGDLVLTCTDNQSRNRRFGIMLGQGVDVESAQTQIGQVVEGYRNTKEVRALAARYGVEMPITEQIYQVLYCEKSAREAALNLLGRTRKDENSSR; this is encoded by the coding sequence ATGAACAAGCGTAACGCAGCAGTTACCGTGCTTGGTGCCGGATCTTACGGCACCGCACTCGCCATTACCTTAGCCCGCAACGGCCATCAGGTGCTGTTGTGGGGCCATAATCCTCAACATCTCTCCCAGCTGGAAGCCGATCGCTGCAATGTGGCTTTTCTGCCGGACGTGCCTTTTCCCGCCACGCTATCTACCGAGCCTGACCTTGCCCAGGCCGTTGCCGCCAGTCGTGATTTGCTGATTGTGGTGCCGAGTCATGTTTTTGGCGAAGTGCTACAGCAGATCAAACCGTATTTGCGTGCTGACTCGCGTATTGTCTGGGCCACCAAAGGGCTGGAGCGTGAAACCGGACGTTTACTGCAGGATGTGGCGCGCGATATTGTTGGCGATACGCTGCCGCTGGCGGTGATCTCCGGCCCAACTTTCGCGAAAGAGCTGGCGGCGGGTTTACCTACCGCGATTGCGCTGGCCGCGACCGAACCGCAGTTTGCTGACGATCTTCAGTTGCTGCTGCACTGCGGTAAAAGTTTTCGCGTCTACAACAACCCTGACTTTATCGGGGTGCAGCTGGGCGGCGCGGTGAAAAACGTGATCGCTATTGGCGCAGGTATTTCTGACGGTATCGGCTTTGGGGCGAATGCGCGTACCGCTTTGATTACCCGTGGCCTGGCGGAGATGAGTCGTCTTGGCGAAGCGCTGGGCGCCGATCCTACTACTTTTATGGGCATGGCAGGGCTGGGCGATCTGGTGCTGACCTGTACCGATAATCAGTCACGCAATCGCCGGTTCGGCATCATGCTGGGCCAGGGCGTGGATGTCGAGAGTGCGCAGACACAGATTGGACAGGTTGTGGAAGGCTATCGCAACACCAAAGAAGTGCGCGCGCTGGCGGCACGCTATGGTGTCGAAATGCCAATAACCGAGCAAATTTATCAGGTATTGTATTGCGAAAAATCGGCGCGCGAGGCAGCATTGAATCTGCTGGGACGTACCCGCAAGGATGAAAACAGTAGTCGCTGA
- the tdh gene encoding L-threonine 3-dehydrogenase, producing MKALAKLKAAEGIWMVTDAPIPEPGHNDLLIKIRKTAICGTDTHIYNWDEWSQKTIPVPMIVGHEYVGEVVAIGQEVKGFAVGDRVSGEGHITCGHCRNCRAGRTHLCRNTVGVGVNRQGCFAEYLVIPAFNAFKIPGNISDELAAIFDPFGNAVHTALSFDLVGEDVLITGAGPIGIMAAAVCRHVGARHVVITDVNEYRLGLARQMGVTRAVNVSSESLKQVMSELGMTEGFDVGLEMSGAPPAFRTMLEAMNHGGRIALLGIPPSDMAIDWNQVIFKGLFIKGIYGREMFETWYKMAALIQSGLDLTPIITHRYSIDEFQQGFDEMRSGRSGKVVLSWD from the coding sequence ATGAAAGCACTGGCAAAACTAAAGGCAGCAGAAGGGATCTGGATGGTAACCGATGCGCCGATCCCGGAGCCCGGCCACAACGACCTGCTGATTAAAATCCGTAAAACCGCTATCTGCGGCACCGATACTCATATTTATAACTGGGATGAATGGTCGCAAAAAACCATTCCGGTACCGATGATTGTCGGCCATGAGTATGTAGGCGAAGTGGTTGCGATTGGGCAGGAGGTTAAAGGCTTCGCCGTTGGCGATCGCGTCTCAGGAGAAGGGCATATCACCTGCGGCCATTGCCGTAACTGCCGCGCTGGGCGCACGCATCTCTGCCGTAATACCGTTGGTGTCGGGGTTAATCGTCAGGGCTGTTTTGCGGAATATCTGGTCATTCCAGCGTTTAACGCTTTTAAGATCCCCGGTAACATCTCCGATGAGCTGGCAGCGATTTTCGATCCCTTTGGCAACGCGGTGCATACTGCGCTTTCCTTTGATTTGGTCGGTGAGGATGTGTTGATTACCGGCGCCGGGCCGATTGGGATTATGGCGGCGGCGGTATGCAGGCACGTTGGCGCGCGTCACGTAGTAATTACCGATGTGAATGAGTATCGTCTGGGGCTGGCGCGTCAGATGGGCGTCACGCGTGCGGTTAACGTAAGCAGTGAATCACTAAAGCAGGTAATGAGCGAGCTGGGCATGACCGAGGGCTTTGATGTCGGGCTGGAGATGTCGGGCGCGCCGCCTGCGTTCCGCACCATGCTGGAGGCAATGAATCACGGCGGGCGCATTGCGCTGCTGGGCATTCCTCCATCGGATATGGCGATCGACTGGAATCAGGTGATATTTAAAGGGCTGTTTATTAAAGGGATCTATGGCCGTGAGATGTTTGAAACCTGGTATAAAATGGCCGCGCTGATCCAGTCTGGACTTGACCTGACACCGATAATTACCCATCGCTATAGCATTGATGAGTTCCAGCAGGGATTTGACGAAATGCGCTCGGGGCGCTCAGGCAAAGTGGTGCTGAGCTGGGATTAA
- the grxC gene encoding glutaredoxin 3: MANVEIYTKATCPYCHRAKALLTQKGVVFQEIPIDGDADKREEMIKRSGRTTVPQIFIDAQHIGGCDDLYALDSREGLDPLLK, from the coding sequence ATGGCTAACGTAGAAATTTATACCAAAGCAACCTGTCCTTACTGCCATCGGGCAAAAGCGCTGCTGACGCAGAAAGGCGTCGTTTTCCAGGAAATCCCGATTGACGGTGATGCGGATAAGCGCGAAGAGATGATCAAACGCAGCGGCCGAACCACCGTACCGCAGATTTTTATCGATGCGCAACACATTGGCGGTTGTGACGATCTTTATGCGCTGGACAGCCGCGAAGGTCTTGATCCTTTGCTGAAATAA